A single Streptomyces mirabilis DNA region contains:
- a CDS encoding response regulator transcription factor translates to MRVLLVEDDQPVAESLRRGLLRYGFQVEWVTTGHAALAHQGPYDVVLLDLGLPDTDGLDVCKALRTRGDVPIIVISARSDETDRVVGLEIGADDYVSKPFGVREVIARIRAVMRRVRPRTDTSAGPDRYGPRLTVDRKAARVRLDGVEVALAPKEYDLLAFLTEEPGALMSREQIMEAVWDANWFGPTKTLDVHVAALRRKLTGAITIEAVRGVGFRLEVVRDPVPDSRTTPDPASAPQSAHAPDQGAPGS, encoded by the coding sequence GTGCGTGTACTCCTGGTGGAAGACGATCAGCCGGTCGCCGAGTCACTGCGGCGGGGGCTGCTGCGCTACGGCTTCCAGGTCGAGTGGGTGACGACCGGCCACGCGGCGCTGGCCCACCAGGGCCCGTACGACGTCGTCCTCCTCGACCTCGGCCTGCCCGACACCGACGGCCTCGACGTCTGCAAGGCGCTGCGGACCCGCGGTGACGTGCCGATCATCGTGATCAGCGCGCGCAGCGACGAGACCGACCGGGTGGTGGGCCTGGAGATAGGCGCCGACGACTACGTCTCCAAGCCCTTCGGCGTACGGGAGGTCATCGCGCGGATAAGGGCGGTGATGCGGCGCGTCCGGCCCCGTACGGACACGTCGGCGGGCCCCGACCGGTACGGGCCCCGGCTCACCGTCGACCGCAAGGCCGCCCGGGTCCGCCTCGACGGCGTCGAGGTGGCGCTCGCGCCCAAGGAGTACGACCTGCTCGCCTTCCTCACAGAGGAGCCGGGCGCGCTGATGTCACGCGAACAGATCATGGAAGCGGTCTGGGACGCGAACTGGTTCGGCCCGACGAAGACGCTCGACGTCCATGTCGCCGCACTGCGGCGCAAGCTCACGGGGGCGATCACCATCGAGGCGGTGCGGGGGGTCGGGTTCCGTCTGGAGGTCGTACGGGATCCGGTGCCGGACTCGAGGACGACCCCGGACCCGGCCTCGGCCCCGCAGTCGGCCCACGCTCCGGATCAGGGCGCGCCCGGCTCATGA
- the recR gene encoding recombination mediator RecR yields the protein MYEGVVQDLIDELGRLPGVGPKSAQRIAFHILQAEPTDVRRLAQCLMEVKAKVRFCATCGNVAQEELCNICRDPRRDLTVICVVEEPKDVVAIERTREFRGKYHVLGGAISPIEGVGPDDLRIRELLARLADGTVTELILATDPNLEGEATATYLARMIKPMGLRVTRLASGLPVGGDLEYADEVTLGRAFEGRRLLDV from the coding sequence GTGTACGAAGGCGTGGTCCAGGACCTCATCGACGAGTTGGGGCGGCTGCCCGGCGTCGGTCCCAAGAGCGCGCAGCGGATCGCCTTCCACATCCTGCAGGCCGAGCCGACGGACGTCCGCCGGCTCGCTCAGTGCCTCATGGAGGTCAAGGCGAAGGTCCGCTTCTGCGCGACCTGCGGCAATGTGGCGCAGGAGGAACTGTGCAACATCTGCCGCGACCCGCGTCGGGACCTGACCGTCATCTGTGTGGTCGAGGAGCCCAAGGACGTCGTCGCGATCGAGCGGACGCGCGAGTTCCGGGGCAAGTACCACGTGCTGGGCGGCGCGATCAGCCCGATCGAGGGCGTCGGCCCGGACGACCTCCGGATAAGGGAACTCCTCGCCCGTCTCGCCGACGGCACGGTCACGGAGCTCATCCTCGCCACGGACCCGAACCTGGAGGGCGAGGCGACGGCCACGTACCTCGCCCGCATGATCAAGCCCATGGGCCTCAGGGTCACCCGCCTGGCCAGCGGCCTCCCGGTGGGTGGCGACCTGGAATACGCGGACGAGGTCACACTCGGTCGCGCCTTCGAGGGGAGACGACTCCTAGATGTCTGA
- a CDS encoding SURF1 family protein, producing the protein MYRFLLTPRWWGINVFVLLAIPFCIFMGSWQLSRFEARVQDHRAAGEQAAAAKTEAARPLARLLPVSTETSGKQATATGRYGKQLLVPGRELDGEPGFYVLTLLRVDGGKALPVVRGWLPGSADPAKAPAAPTGEITVTGALQASESPGANGVTAAGGLPAGQTGAISSASLVNLVPYEVYDAWITLAKADSGMRAVPATAPQGTGLDLKAFQNLGYTGEWFVFAGFVVFMWFRLLRREAEFARDAELGIVPDHDEEEATVAEPAADAPQDADNIPVR; encoded by the coding sequence GTGTACCGGTTCCTGCTGACGCCCCGCTGGTGGGGGATCAACGTCTTCGTGCTGTTGGCCATCCCCTTCTGCATCTTCATGGGGTCCTGGCAGTTGAGCCGGTTCGAGGCGCGGGTGCAGGACCACCGCGCGGCCGGTGAGCAGGCCGCCGCGGCCAAGACGGAGGCGGCCCGTCCGCTCGCCCGGCTGCTGCCCGTGAGCACGGAGACCTCCGGAAAGCAGGCCACCGCGACCGGCCGGTACGGCAAGCAGCTCCTCGTGCCGGGCCGCGAGCTCGACGGTGAGCCCGGGTTCTACGTGCTGACGCTGCTGCGCGTCGACGGCGGCAAGGCGCTGCCCGTCGTACGGGGCTGGCTGCCCGGAAGCGCCGACCCGGCGAAGGCGCCCGCCGCCCCGACCGGTGAGATCACCGTCACGGGTGCGCTCCAGGCGTCCGAGAGCCCGGGGGCCAACGGCGTCACCGCCGCCGGGGGTCTGCCCGCAGGACAGACCGGCGCGATCAGCTCGGCGTCACTGGTGAACCTGGTGCCGTACGAGGTGTACGACGCCTGGATCACCCTCGCGAAGGCCGACAGCGGGATGCGTGCGGTGCCCGCGACCGCGCCTCAGGGCACCGGCCTGGACCTGAAGGCGTTCCAGAACCTCGGTTACACCGGTGAGTGGTTCGTGTTCGCGGGCTTCGTGGTCTTCATGTGGTTCCGGCTGCTGCGCCGCGAGGCGGAGTTCGCGCGGGACGCGGAGCTGGGAATCGTCCCGGACCATGACGAAGAAGAAGCCACGGTCGCCGAACCCGCCGCCGACGCCCCTCAGGACGCCGACAACATCCCCGTCCGGTAG
- a CDS encoding alpha/beta hydrolase translates to MTQQQRQALDELLRHAPFDIGGELGEQRALFHEMIASVPLPEDVTATQGRLGGIPVVTVETPGNDSSAVVLYFHGGAYALGSAADSVGLAADVARRVGVRAVSVDYRLAPEHPFPSAVDDAVAAYRALLADGTPSSKIAFVGESAGGGLVVATLVALKEAGLPQPSSAVVFSPWADLTLSGDSLTGKADVDPALTAKGLQIRARDYLGETDPATPLASPVHADLTGLAPLLIQVGSHEILLDDAVRLAARAAEHDVAVELQVWPQVPHVFQGFAALLDDADAALTSAAAFTRAHWPAD, encoded by the coding sequence ATGACCCAGCAGCAACGCCAAGCCCTTGATGAGCTCCTTCGGCACGCCCCGTTCGACATCGGCGGTGAACTCGGCGAACAGCGCGCCCTCTTCCACGAGATGATCGCGTCCGTGCCGCTGCCCGAAGACGTCACGGCCACGCAGGGCCGGCTCGGTGGCATACCGGTCGTCACCGTCGAGACTCCGGGTAACGATTCCTCGGCTGTGGTGCTCTACTTCCACGGCGGCGCCTACGCCCTCGGCTCGGCCGCCGACTCCGTGGGACTGGCCGCCGACGTGGCCCGGCGTGTCGGGGTCCGTGCCGTCTCGGTGGACTACCGGCTGGCCCCGGAGCATCCGTTCCCCTCGGCCGTCGACGACGCCGTGGCCGCCTATCGCGCCCTGCTCGCGGACGGGACACCCAGCTCCAAGATCGCGTTCGTCGGCGAGTCCGCGGGCGGCGGGCTGGTGGTGGCCACGCTCGTCGCGCTCAAGGAGGCGGGGCTGCCGCAGCCGTCGTCGGCCGTGGTCTTCTCCCCGTGGGCCGATCTGACCCTGTCCGGGGACAGTCTGACCGGCAAGGCCGACGTCGATCCCGCGCTGACCGCCAAGGGACTGCAGATCCGCGCCCGCGACTACCTGGGCGAGACCGACCCCGCCACGCCGCTGGCCAGCCCGGTCCACGCCGACCTGACGGGGCTCGCGCCCCTGCTCATCCAGGTCGGTTCGCACGAGATCCTGCTGGACGACGCCGTACGACTGGCCGCCCGCGCGGCCGAGCACGACGTGGCGGTCGAGCTGCAGGTCTGGCCCCAGGTCCCGCACGTCTTCCAGGGGTTCGCCGCGCTGCTCGACGACGCCGACGCCGCGCTGACCTCCGCCGCCGCCTTCACCCGGGCGCACTGGCCCGCCGACTGA
- a CDS encoding aspartate kinase has translation MGLVVQKYGGSSVADAEGIKRVAKRIVEAKKNGHQVVVVVSAMGDTTDELIDLAEQVSPMPSGREFDMLLTAGERISMALLAMAIKNLGHSAQSFTGSQAGVITDSVHNKARIIDVTPGRIRTALDEGNIAIVAGFQGVSQDKKDITTLGRGGSDTTAVALAAALDAEVCEIYTDVDGVFTADPRVVKKAKKIDWIAFEDMLELAASGSKVLLHRCVEYARRYNIPIHVRSSFSGLQGTWVSSAPNKQGDQKVEQAIISGVAHDTSEAKVTVVGVPDKPGEAASIFRAIADAEINIDMVVQNVSAASTGLTDISFTLPKTEGRKAIDALEKAKNVIGFDSLRYDDQIGKISLVGAGMKTNPGVTAGFFEALSDAGVNIELISTSEIRISVVTRADDVPEAVRAVHTAFGLDSDSDEAVVYGGTGR, from the coding sequence GTGGGCCTTGTCGTGCAGAAGTACGGAGGCTCCTCCGTAGCCGATGCCGAGGGCATCAAGCGCGTCGCCAAGCGAATCGTGGAAGCGAAGAAGAACGGCCACCAGGTGGTCGTGGTCGTTTCCGCGATGGGCGACACGACGGACGAGCTGATCGATCTCGCCGAGCAGGTATCTCCGATGCCAAGCGGACGAGAGTTCGACATGCTGCTGACCGCCGGAGAGCGGATCTCCATGGCCCTGCTGGCGATGGCGATCAAAAACCTGGGCCACAGCGCCCAGAGCTTCACCGGCAGCCAGGCAGGCGTCATCACCGACTCGGTCCACAACAAAGCGCGGATCATCGACGTCACGCCGGGCCGTATCCGGACGGCGCTCGACGAGGGCAACATCGCCATCGTCGCCGGCTTCCAGGGCGTCTCGCAGGACAAGAAGGACATCACCACGCTCGGGCGCGGCGGGTCCGACACCACGGCCGTCGCGCTCGCAGCGGCGCTGGACGCCGAGGTCTGCGAGATCTACACCGACGTGGACGGCGTGTTCACCGCCGACCCGCGGGTGGTGAAGAAGGCGAAGAAGATCGACTGGATCGCCTTCGAGGACATGCTGGAGCTCGCCGCCTCCGGCTCCAAGGTGCTGCTCCACCGCTGTGTGGAATACGCCCGCCGCTACAACATCCCGATCCACGTGCGCTCGTCCTTCAGCGGGCTTCAGGGCACCTGGGTCAGCAGCGCACCGAACAAACAAGGGGACCAGAAGGTGGAGCAGGCCATCATTTCCGGTGTCGCTCACGACACCTCCGAGGCCAAGGTCACGGTCGTCGGTGTCCCGGACAAGCCGGGCGAGGCCGCCTCGATCTTCCGCGCCATCGCCGATGCCGAGATCAACATCGACATGGTCGTGCAGAACGTGTCCGCCGCCTCCACCGGTCTGACGGACATCTCCTTCACCCTCCCCAAGACCGAGGGCCGCAAGGCCATCGACGCCCTGGAGAAGGCGAAGAACGTGATCGGCTTCGACTCGCTGCGCTACGACGACCAGATCGGCAAGATCTCGCTCGTCGGCGCGGGCATGAAGACGAACCCGGGTGTCACGGCCGGCTTCTTCGAGGCGCTGTCCGACGCGGGGGTGAACATCGAGCTGATCTCCACCTCCGAGATCCGCATCTCGGTGGTCACGCGTGCCGACGACGTCCCCGAGGCCGTCCGCGCGGTGCACACCGCCTTCGGACTCGACTCCGACAGCGACGAGGCCGTCGTCTACGGAGGCACCGGACGATGA
- a CDS encoding SgcJ/EcaC family oxidoreductase, whose amino-acid sequence MKRQIRKRAAVVTVSALVAAGAAGVGIGTSASAAPQKPPTKARIAALFDGWNAALKTGDPEKVADRYASDAVLLPTVSNKIRDTHAEIVDYFEHFLENKPVGKKIETIVNVLDENSAIDTGLYEFTLTDPDTGARRTVGARYTYEYEKRGGKWLIVNHHSSAMPEG is encoded by the coding sequence ATGAAGCGCCAGATACGCAAGCGCGCCGCCGTCGTCACCGTCTCCGCCCTCGTCGCGGCGGGCGCCGCGGGCGTCGGGATCGGCACGTCGGCCAGCGCGGCCCCGCAGAAGCCGCCCACCAAGGCGCGGATCGCCGCGCTCTTCGACGGCTGGAACGCCGCGCTGAAGACCGGCGACCCGGAGAAGGTGGCCGACCGCTACGCCTCCGACGCCGTCCTGCTGCCCACCGTCTCCAACAAGATCCGCGACACGCACGCCGAGATCGTCGACTACTTCGAGCACTTCCTCGAGAACAAGCCGGTCGGCAAGAAGATCGAGACGATCGTCAACGTCCTCGACGAGAACTCCGCCATCGACACCGGCCTGTACGAGTTCACGCTCACCGACCCGGACACCGGCGCCAGGCGCACCGTCGGGGCCCGCTACACGTACGAGTACGAGAAGCGCGGCGGCAAGTGGCTGATCGTCAACCACCACTCCTCGGCGATGCCCGAAGGCTGA
- a CDS encoding SigE family RNA polymerase sigma factor gives MPVIAPMPAARPARIPSQRDGAEDSMAAGTTVDHLTETYRAHYRSLLGLAALLLDDTASCEDVVQEAFIRVHSARKRVRDPEKTLAYLRQTVVNLSRSALRRRILGLKLLSKPMPDMASAEEGAYDQLERDALIKAMKGLQRRQREVLVLRYFADMTEAQVAETLGISLGSVKAYGSRGIAALRVAMEAPA, from the coding sequence ATGCCGGTGATCGCGCCCATGCCTGCAGCGCGGCCCGCCCGCATACCGAGTCAGCGCGACGGCGCTGAAGACAGCATGGCCGCCGGCACCACGGTCGACCATCTCACCGAGACCTACCGCGCCCACTACCGGTCGCTGCTGGGCCTCGCGGCACTCCTGCTCGACGACACCGCCTCTTGCGAGGACGTCGTCCAGGAGGCCTTCATCCGGGTGCACTCGGCGCGCAAACGCGTCCGGGACCCCGAGAAGACGCTCGCGTATCTGCGGCAGACCGTCGTCAACCTCTCGCGCTCCGCGCTGCGCCGGCGCATCCTCGGCCTCAAGCTCCTCTCGAAGCCGATGCCCGACATGGCGAGCGCGGAGGAGGGCGCGTACGACCAGCTGGAGCGCGACGCCCTGATCAAGGCGATGAAGGGCCTCCAGCGCCGTCAGCGCGAAGTCCTCGTCCTGCGCTACTTTGCGGACATGACCGAGGCCCAGGTCGCCGAGACCCTCGGCATATCGCTCGGGTCGGTCAAGGCGTACGGCTCGCGCGGCATCGCCGCGCTCCGTGTCGCCATGGAGGCCCCGGCATGA
- a CDS encoding sensor histidine kinase translates to MIRQLIVSYVLLVAVALTAFTVPVAFTLTSQLRGDTEASVRREATTMALMLAQGDPASRAALNRLATAYADRTPGRVDVLPASGTDGTDTARWGDGALRVTVPAIRDNHVVGAVRVTYPTSDLTARLWRIWGFRVILAVGVLAVAAGLGALVARRLTRPLRQLNEMASKFGDGDLTARSPVTGPPETQRLARTLNSGAERLDTLIDSQRIFVADASHQLRTPLTALRLSLDNIADGVEDEFVREDVDQATAEVVRMSRLVNGLLVLARAEAKVSAAEALPLRELVENRLTVWRPAAEERGVTIAQDGDLCGRSLVLAGPGHLDQVLDNILSNALEVSPDGSVITVKVAVRPDEVVLSVLDQGPGMSDAEKARAFDRFWRGQGLTGRSGSGLGLSIVKQLVTDDGGTVALRDAPGGGLWVAVSLRASPRSGG, encoded by the coding sequence ATGATCCGGCAGCTCATCGTCAGTTACGTCCTGCTGGTGGCCGTCGCGCTGACCGCGTTCACCGTGCCGGTGGCCTTCACGCTGACCTCTCAGCTGCGCGGCGACACCGAGGCCTCGGTGCGCCGGGAAGCGACCACGATGGCACTCATGCTGGCGCAGGGCGATCCCGCCTCACGCGCCGCGCTGAACCGGCTGGCGACGGCGTACGCCGACCGGACGCCCGGCCGTGTGGACGTGCTCCCGGCCTCCGGCACGGACGGGACGGACACGGCACGCTGGGGCGACGGCGCGCTGCGGGTGACGGTTCCGGCGATCAGGGACAACCATGTCGTGGGCGCGGTGCGCGTCACGTACCCGACCTCCGATCTGACCGCCCGGCTGTGGCGGATCTGGGGCTTCCGGGTGATCCTCGCCGTCGGTGTGCTGGCGGTGGCCGCCGGGCTCGGCGCGCTGGTGGCGCGCCGGCTGACCCGGCCGCTGCGCCAGCTCAACGAGATGGCGAGCAAGTTCGGCGACGGGGATCTGACCGCGCGCTCGCCGGTGACCGGACCGCCGGAGACCCAGCGCCTGGCCCGCACCCTCAACTCGGGCGCGGAACGCCTGGACACCCTCATCGACTCGCAGCGGATCTTCGTCGCCGACGCCTCCCACCAGCTCCGTACCCCGCTCACGGCGTTGCGCCTGTCCCTCGACAACATCGCGGACGGGGTCGAGGACGAGTTCGTGCGCGAGGACGTGGACCAGGCCACCGCCGAGGTCGTCCGGATGAGCCGGCTGGTGAACGGGCTGCTCGTGCTCGCCCGTGCCGAGGCGAAGGTCTCGGCGGCGGAGGCGCTGCCGCTGCGGGAGCTGGTGGAGAACCGGCTCACGGTGTGGCGGCCGGCCGCCGAGGAGCGCGGGGTCACCATCGCGCAGGACGGGGATCTCTGCGGCCGGTCGCTCGTGCTGGCCGGTCCCGGTCACCTCGACCAGGTGCTGGACAACATCCTGTCGAACGCCCTGGAGGTCTCCCCGGACGGTTCGGTGATCACCGTGAAGGTGGCGGTCCGCCCCGACGAGGTGGTGCTCTCGGTGCTGGACCAGGGCCCCGGCATGTCCGACGCGGAGAAGGCCCGCGCCTTCGACCGCTTCTGGCGCGGCCAGGGCCTCACCGGGCGCTCCGGCTCCGGGCTCGGCCTCTCCATCGTCAAACAGCTGGTGACGGACGACGGCGGGACCGTGGCCCTGCGCGACGCGCCCGGCGGCGGGCTGTGGGTGGCCGTCAGCCTTCGGGCATCGCCGAGGAGTGGTGGTTGA
- a CDS encoding aspartate-semialdehyde dehydrogenase, giving the protein MSRPAGPTLAVVGATGAVGTVMLQILSQHADIWGEIRLLASPRSAGRKLAVRGEEVEVVALSEAAFDGVDVAMFDVPDEVAAQWAPIAAAKGVIVVDNSGAFRMDPDVPLVVPEVNPHAARVRPRGIISNPNCTTLSMIVALGALHAEFGLRELVVSSYQAVSGAGRAGVDTLRQQLSLVAGTELGTTPGDVRRVVGDNTGPFPEPVALNVVPWAGSLREDGWSSEEMKVRDESRKILGLPDLPVAVTCVRVPVVTTHSLTVHARFEGKVTVTKAREILATAPGVVLFDNPAAGEFPTPADVVGTDPTWVGRVRRALDDPTALELFVCGDNLRKGAALNTAQIAELVAAELF; this is encoded by the coding sequence ATGAGCAGGCCCGCAGGACCGACGCTGGCGGTCGTGGGTGCGACCGGGGCCGTCGGCACGGTCATGCTCCAGATCCTGTCCCAGCACGCGGACATCTGGGGTGAGATCCGTCTGCTCGCCTCCCCGCGTTCGGCCGGCCGCAAGCTGGCCGTGCGCGGCGAGGAGGTCGAGGTGGTGGCGCTCAGTGAGGCCGCCTTCGACGGTGTCGACGTCGCGATGTTCGACGTCCCGGACGAGGTGGCCGCGCAGTGGGCGCCGATCGCCGCGGCCAAGGGCGTGATCGTGGTCGACAACTCGGGCGCGTTCCGGATGGACCCGGACGTGCCGCTGGTCGTCCCCGAGGTGAATCCGCACGCCGCGCGTGTGCGCCCGCGCGGGATCATCTCCAACCCGAACTGCACCACCCTCTCCATGATCGTGGCGCTCGGCGCGCTGCACGCCGAGTTCGGCCTGCGCGAGCTGGTGGTCTCCTCGTACCAGGCGGTGAGCGGTGCGGGGCGCGCGGGCGTCGACACCCTGCGCCAGCAGCTGTCCCTCGTCGCCGGTACGGAACTGGGGACCACCCCCGGGGACGTACGCCGGGTCGTGGGCGACAACACGGGTCCCTTCCCGGAGCCGGTGGCGCTGAACGTCGTCCCGTGGGCCGGGTCGCTGCGCGAGGACGGCTGGTCCTCGGAGGAGATGAAGGTGCGGGACGAGTCCCGCAAGATCCTCGGGCTGCCGGACCTGCCCGTGGCCGTGACCTGCGTCCGCGTCCCGGTCGTGACCACGCACTCCCTCACCGTGCACGCCCGCTTCGAGGGCAAGGTCACCGTGACCAAGGCCCGCGAGATCCTGGCCACCGCGCCCGGAGTCGTCCTGTTCGACAACCCGGCCGCCGGTGAGTTCCCCACTCCGGCGGACGTCGTGGGTACCGACCCGACCTGGGTGGGCCGCGTCCGCCGGGCCCTCGACGACCCGACCGCTCTCGAACTCTTCGTCTGCGGCGACAACCTCCGCAAGGGCGCCGCCCTCAACACGGCCCAGATCGCTGAACTGGTGGCGGCGGAGCTGTTCTAG
- a CDS encoding cupin domain-containing protein: MSMAYLAQADQQQKLEWLDGGVFAVLLDSAATDGQLTVGRFSVNKGEAPPYHLHTREDEVFMLIKGTALVWSDDQEMELSEGGIVYLPKNVPHGYRITSDTADLLMICTPGGIEGMFRHAGRDLATPRPEGFRIAPELLAEAADKYGQVVLGPPR; encoded by the coding sequence ATGAGCATGGCTTATCTCGCGCAGGCCGATCAGCAGCAGAAGCTCGAGTGGCTCGACGGTGGTGTCTTCGCCGTGTTGCTGGACAGCGCGGCCACCGATGGGCAGCTGACCGTCGGGCGGTTCAGCGTCAACAAGGGCGAGGCGCCGCCGTACCACCTGCACACCCGTGAGGACGAGGTCTTCATGCTGATCAAGGGCACCGCGCTGGTCTGGTCCGACGATCAGGAGATGGAGCTGTCCGAGGGCGGCATCGTCTATCTGCCCAAGAACGTCCCGCACGGCTACCGGATCACCTCCGACACGGCCGACCTGCTGATGATCTGCACCCCCGGCGGCATCGAGGGCATGTTCCGGCACGCCGGCCGTGATCTGGCCACACCTCGACCCGAGGGTTTCCGGATCGCGCCGGAGCTGCTGGCCGAAGCCGCCGACAAGTACGGACAGGTCGTTCTGGGACCGCCCCGCTGA
- a CDS encoding MarR family winged helix-turn-helix transcriptional regulator, protein MPDTPPPDPERLDPEQLAAYFALMEVSSLLQHAVDQQLRDEGGLSYTQFQILAVLGQAPEGQLRMTDIADRLVHSRSGLTYQVAQLAKAGLVTRAPSADDERSVNVTATPQGQELLGRVMPGHVAVVRRLLVTPLNRSDITTLSDVLGRVRTHMRTTPPRSATPGRKPTTLRND, encoded by the coding sequence ATGCCCGACACACCGCCCCCCGATCCCGAGCGACTGGATCCCGAGCAACTGGCCGCCTACTTCGCCCTGATGGAGGTCAGCAGCCTGCTCCAGCACGCCGTCGACCAGCAGCTGCGCGACGAGGGCGGCCTCAGCTACACCCAGTTCCAGATCCTCGCCGTGCTCGGGCAGGCCCCCGAGGGGCAGCTGCGGATGACCGACATCGCCGACCGCCTGGTCCACAGCCGCAGCGGACTGACCTACCAGGTGGCCCAGTTGGCCAAGGCGGGACTGGTCACCAGGGCACCTTCGGCGGACGACGAACGCAGCGTCAACGTCACGGCCACCCCACAGGGCCAAGAGCTCCTCGGCCGAGTGATGCCGGGCCACGTGGCGGTCGTACGCAGACTCCTCGTCACACCCCTGAACCGCTCGGACATCACCACACTCAGCGACGTACTGGGCCGGGTCCGTACCCACATGCGCACGACCCCACCCCGCTCAGCGACCCCCGGCCGCAAGCCCACGACACTCCGCAACGACTGA
- a CDS encoding DUF5063 domain-containing protein, with protein sequence MSDATLHATSQDPDDFVVQIADQVESFIVAVTEVAKGDEPDSAVPFLLLEVSQLLLAGGRLGAHEDIVPDERYEPDLGPEPDVDDLRERLAVMLEPIDVYSEVFDPYEPRKAPVACRISDDLADVITDLRHGMAHYRAGRTTEALWWWQFSYFSNWGSTTSAALRALQSLVAHVRLNQPLDDLNGLDTDQDLGEEVLAEEAGRVMAEEIGGPLGIRSSK encoded by the coding sequence ATGTCTGACGCCACGCTGCACGCGACCAGTCAGGACCCCGACGACTTCGTGGTCCAGATCGCGGACCAGGTCGAGAGCTTCATCGTCGCCGTCACCGAAGTGGCGAAGGGCGACGAGCCCGACTCCGCCGTGCCCTTCCTCCTCCTGGAGGTGTCCCAGCTGCTGCTGGCGGGCGGCCGTCTCGGCGCGCACGAGGACATCGTCCCCGACGAGCGCTACGAGCCGGACCTCGGTCCGGAGCCGGACGTCGACGACCTGCGCGAGCGTCTCGCGGTCATGCTGGAACCGATCGACGTCTACTCCGAGGTGTTCGACCCGTACGAACCGCGCAAGGCCCCGGTGGCCTGCCGCATCTCGGACGACCTCGCGGACGTCATCACCGATCTGCGCCACGGCATGGCCCACTACCGCGCGGGCCGCACCACCGAAGCCCTGTGGTGGTGGCAGTTCTCCTACTTCTCCAACTGGGGGTCCACCACCTCGGCGGCCCTGCGCGCCCTCCAGTCCCTGGTGGCCCACGTCCGTCTGAACCAGCCCCTGGACGACCTCAACGGCCTCGACACCGACCAGGACCTCGGCGAGGAGGTCCTCGCGGAGGAGGCGGGCCGGGTCATGGCCGAGGAGATCGGCGGCCCGCTCGGCATCAGGTCGTCCAAGTAG
- a CDS encoding sulfite exporter TauE/SafE family protein encodes MLGGIVLLGSCVQWLTGMGFALVAVPALVLLLGPAEGVVLANCVAGAICVVGLAGGWRRVRPRAMVPLCLAAALTVPVGSWVARRLPPAALLVFMGALVTVAVVVVMRGVRLPALRGTRGAVAAGAAGGFMNSAAGVGGPPVSLYALNAGWTVREFVPNALFYGVVVNAFSVASNGVPHLGPARWGVVVTGTVVGASIGRVLADRVPEQRARVLVLLLALAGGLTTLGKGLWGLG; translated from the coding sequence ATGCTGGGCGGGATCGTGCTGTTGGGGTCCTGCGTGCAATGGCTGACCGGGATGGGCTTCGCGCTCGTCGCCGTGCCGGCGCTGGTGCTGCTCCTCGGGCCGGCCGAGGGTGTCGTCCTCGCGAACTGCGTCGCCGGGGCGATCTGTGTCGTGGGGCTGGCCGGTGGGTGGCGGCGGGTACGGCCGCGCGCCATGGTGCCGTTGTGCCTGGCGGCGGCGCTCACCGTGCCGGTGGGCAGCTGGGTCGCGCGGCGGCTGCCGCCGGCGGCGCTGTTGGTTTTCATGGGCGCGCTGGTGACGGTCGCCGTGGTCGTGGTCATGCGGGGCGTCCGGCTGCCCGCGCTGCGTGGCACTCGGGGTGCGGTGGCCGCGGGGGCGGCGGGCGGGTTCATGAACTCGGCGGCGGGGGTGGGGGGTCCGCCGGTCTCCCTGTACGCCCTCAACGCGGGCTGGACGGTGCGGGAGTTCGTGCCGAACGCGCTGTTCTACGGGGTGGTGGTGAACGCCTTCTCGGTGGCTTCGAACGGCGTTCCGCATCTGGGGCCGGCGCGGTGGGGGGTCGTGGTGACGGGGACGGTGGTGGGGGCGTCGATCGGGAGGGTGCTTGCCGATCGGGTGCCGGAGCAGCGGGCGCGGGTGCTGGTTCTGTTGCTGGCGTTGGCCGGCGGGCTCACCACGTTAGGGAAGGGGTTGTGGGGGTTGGGGTGA